ctctctctctctctctctctctctctctctctctctctctctctctctctctctaactttcagcctctcccccttctctcttcgattttgattCCGTTTAAGTCCATTTCAATGATTAGGAACCATCACGATGATCTAGGGGTGATTTTCTGTAAGTTAATCGGagtagattgttgatttggagtccttgggcaccactccaaaatcagggtaagtgagttattttagggtttaaatgattatttggaatatgAGGACCCAGGAAATGtattagatgataaatatactggGGTTGCGTTGATTGAACTAAGGATAATGCAATTTTTGGGTTTGAAGTTCTGAATGCCATGGgcgaggtttagggtttttcaacagGCTTattaggaaacaggtaaggggatagattaagtcaggtatttttagaaaatttatcatttaatatacaatatttgtttcatatatatatatatatatatatatatatatatatattatttaatgcggtttttgggaatattgatGTTTGAACTAAGAAAACCCTAGAAACATatctaataatatttttcagcaaaatatgcTTTTCCTAGACAGATAGTATGATATTTAGTAGCACTTACTCGTGTGGTATGagtatatattttacagcaataataacatgtcagaatattttatgatttcatagaacaagcatgatttgacaacAGTTTCTTTAGAAAGATTATAAAGAGTacataaattatgatattttttatatatatagtaattattCAGCCAGTGCAGATGTCGTGGTTATTCAATTGACGTAGATACCGTGATTATTCAGCTGACGCAGATGACGTGATTATACAGCCGGCCTAAATGCCGTGATATTTCATTCGGCTCAGATATTGtgaacaaatttatatatataatagtttattcaaaaatattattatgtcagattttacacaaaatcatgaaacaattatattacagttatttatgaaatttactatatgataACAGAACCctgatgacttagtttagtttcagagcacggtactgtaactattCATATcaggtagtgctaccacacgtctCGGATAGAGTGTGGGAAATGGTAGTCGATTGAGCCTAGAGTAGAGTAGTGTGCCCcttggcagtccgaaccaggttGGGCAGTACCTATAGACTAATGAATTTTGgtttagcgtggtaggccaaccattgctaggttcTGCCTACAGGTCgtacaacccggtcatgtgggggtaatacatgacatcagttagctatccatccagggtatgatttcagtaatatacagatataacagatgatttgtatgtatacagaaatttagtatgacacaatatgttatgttgaaatatgatttatttaaACTTATACAAAACAATTTTACTTGATTTTTCAAATGCAGATAAACTATGTACAAATTTTCCTTATttatcagatacagtttatcatgtACAATATATGCTCCTAGTtggttacaaatgaatttaacacaggCACCTTCACCTCCACCTCCACCCCTCCTCAAGGCTTTAGAAATCTAGCTTCACATAAGCGGTTGTATTGAacttctacacaagtttctcctGAATGAGGGAAACATGATGCTCAAGCATGGAGAAGATCTCCTCGATGCTTTCTCCCCTCCTCGTGTGTAGTTCTCTTTGACACCAATAAATTTGTAGAAGCATTGCTCTTGTTCTTGAAGGTGAACCCTAGCCTATTGTTATCTTATTGAAGTCAAATCTTCCTCGCCATCCATCCTTCTTTCAACTCTTTATTATAAAGCCAAGCCCCATTTGACTTATTTGAAGTCGACTATTCTCTGacaattttcttttttttgtgtTCTTTTGCTCAATCATTGGGATTCCCCATCGATCACCCTGAAATTGAAACAAAACCCAATCTTATCAACAGCAACTAAACCCTATTTCTATTCAATCTACCGAAAAGCCCTTTTGAATTCCTAAAATTCTCCAGACTTTCGTGTCTCCCTCCCTATGGAGCCATCCTTGGCTATCAGGGTTTGTTCATCTTTCTCTAGTGACAGAGTACAACCTATTGACTCTCTCGCCAACCATCGTTAGACTATCGAAAGGCTCTCTTCTTATGGCAACATTTCTAGACCTTCAAAGGCTACTCAAACCTTCCTAGACCTTTAGAGACTGCATGAGCGACTAGACCATAAAGCGGCTTGGCAAAGCCGACGCCAATTAGAAGTTGTTGACACCGCTCGGTGGAGTTATAAGCAAACTGGTCTAAAAATCGAAACAAATTAGAAGGGCCACGATCAGCTTGGCAGGGGGACCAAAACAACTTAGCCTAAAGAGTCAAAGGCGACTCGAACAAATCATAACCGGCTCAGAAGAGGTTAAGGCAACTTGGCCAAGTAGTTGTGGACGGCTCAATCGGTTGGGCCACAATCAGCTCGGACAATCCGCAGAAGAGGTTCGAGTGGCTCAGCCAAGTCGCTAAGAATGGGAACTAAGGATTGGCTTAAAGACAATTGAAGGGGAAATAATGCATTTGTAACTCCTTAAATCCTAATAAAGGCTCGTAAATTCAATAAAACCCATTACTCCTTAATAACTCCACCTTAATGGGAGAATTAATGAAAGGAAAGTCCAGACTATTATAAAAGGGACACACCGGAAAAAGGTAAGGTATCTAAAAAATATTCAATCTTATATTATTACTTTTCAATACATACCTTTCCATTTTTCTGACTTAGGCATTAGATTGATCTGCCCAGAATACACCCCAGGTCCTCTTAAGCCTTGTTTGTTTCCCGAAGGTCAAGGTCATGATTCATTCAACAAAAACCTAGGTCCAGATTTTATCAGCAACAACTTGCATTCTTATATACAATTCGGATGCCATTACTAAAGCTGCACAATGCAAATGTCATGATATTTTTTCATATTAAAGGTAACATTAGCCTCACACTATTCAGTGAGGAAACACAAGGATAAGATTTCCAGTCAGCAGGAACACATTTTCTATTACTAGGATTTCTTCAACATAAATTAATACCAATAGAATGTGAAAGCATGCAACTGAATGGTCGCTGATAAATTCACCAAGCTACAAAACCCATTCCAAACTCGAAGTGGGCAAATTCGATGGAACCATAGATCTCCTAAAAGGATGAGGGAATACATGAAAGAGAAAATCACAACTGAATATTTGacataggaaaaagaaaagaactgGAAAATGAGAAAGGACGAGGGGAAGGGTGTGAAGGAGTGAAAATGAAGAACCTGGGAACGAGAAATGATGAAATGCGGAGATGGCGAGCGACCTTAATGATCAAATCTCTCCAGAAGAGAAATTTACTCTCCCAGTCTGATCTTTGCCCGCTAAACGCCTTGAAACGGGCAGTCGCTGTGGCTTCGTCGTCCCAATCCCTGACTTCCTTCCTAATGAATTCCCCAACACTAACAGACGAACACCCATCTTCCATTTTTTCTATTTCTTCGTTCATAAGAAAATAACTACTCTTTCGTATTTGAATCACTAACTATTCCCCGCCCATCAGAGCACCAGATGTCTTCCTGCCCCAACTCGACAAGCGAAGGAAGAAGCTGAAAAAACCAGCAACGCTCGATTGGTTTGGCACGACTCTTTTAACTCTACAGAATCTGTAACTTCCCCGTCAGGTTTCACTAGCCTGGCACGCGCTATATGCCTGATGatgactttttattttattttttttaattattaaaaataataaataattaaaattttaaagcatagTTATAAGATATTTCGGAATAATTATGGATAGTTATAAAGATtaatttgacataattataaaGGTTAGTCTGGGATGATTATAAATACTTaaatgaatattttgaaataatcattgATAGTTATAAAGGATAAAtctaacatttttgaaagatgacaCCAAAGAGAAAATCTCCTATATGATATTAATTTTTGTCAATAAAAACTAAATTTCAATAATTATTTTTAGTTTGTCATATGTTTGCAGTTTGCAACATATTATTAATTTGAATTGACGTGTCTCGGGGGTCGTGCTGGCCGAACGTCTAACTGATACACAGAAGTCatgtccgcattccggactttaccttgATCAGCGAGATCTGGGGGCAAAGGacactgatccgtaggtttggtgccgcactagggggtCCAAAAGGTTCGTTAGTGACTGGAATtcctatttaataaaaaaaaatatacattttgTTATTAGCATGTGACAAAGATTTAATTAAGTAatgattttttgtaaaaaatactCACAATTGATGTAAATAATGTCAGTAAATAttatcattttaatttatttttttctaaataccaaataaaaattatattttgaggaattctttttatttttccctCTTATTTTCCTTAGCAACCTAACAATGTTGATATTTTAgatttctttgtttttcctttcatttcctttcctctccttttccttttcattttccttttcctttattttcattttcatttcctttccttgATCATTTTTCAAGATCAAAACAGTAGGTTAAAgttgattaaaaattttaatttagcaCAAAATGTATagctattttattttaattttttttaatttcttcaaataatttttagtatttagatagattattattatgaaaataatactaaaaatgtgaaaatttacAATTAATGTTTTGTatgtgtattttattttattttatttttttggaaagttTCTTTATTGTTGGTTCAATTACTTCACCAGTTCACCTTGAACTGTCATGCAAAAGTCCCCAAACCCTAACTTCTCTGCACAAAATATCACCAGTAGGCTTGTGACCCCTAAGCAGCGAGAAatggaaatcaaataaatataaccatatataattatatacaataccagagagctaacatgtttcccaaaatatatatatatatatatatatatatatgactgtttcccaaaatatcttcaactggctagggctatacaaaaatactcccaaaaatactcactctcctgtcagggcaatactgaggctcctctatctgcgagcctgatctgctcgcctacctggatctcctgaaaaaaatgttaaagtaatgggatgagccaacgctcagtaagacgaaatatgctattactagtgtgtggcaaatgagttacaatactgtgaaaatctattactatgtaatcatgtatcactgaatctgtaaatacaacaCTAGTAATAACAATCATCACCTTTatcctgttgcttaacatatctgtactttaggtttctactctaaatacttctaatatatttgtatatattttctgtctctgtaaatctatataaacataataataactgaaaacttatttgtggataattgtgtgtcatgatttaacccctcataatagggttgtgcggcccgtaagcgggatttatcctagctggccgaccaggataaaccactatactccataggtctaatcagccctcctcgatccatatctgatggggagcctgtccactcgtgggctctatacgatcgacctttacaccacgtattatctgaataggtggttacactctatatactatatgtagcaacggtaccgtgctctgtaatctgtaatggtccatcagggtctgatactataatacatttctatatacaactatctgttttatcatgattttgtaataactgtataaaccatgacgttgtgataaactctatctgtatcaattgtatttcagaaatgaactgtaaaactgtatgtcatggtactgtaaattgtatctgtatcaactatataatcatggtattctgtaattactataaaatatttcttctgtctatataatctgtaaaacataactctaaaaaatactataaagcatgtttctgtacaatatctatattctcaagtcacacagtaatttaaaacatattattcataattgataaactgtataaagttctgctaTGAATAttaatctggtaaaaatatacatttcatactaaaaatcattttaaaattatctagcatggcatatttcccttacctgatttctgctaaaatccccttacTTTagtgggtcctacacccgtagggttctccactcaacaccctgaaaatcataaatctcagaacaaaacattactatttctacgtttatgtcatttcctacaactgccaaaaaACCTAATTTCGATTAAAAGACCTTACcataaatctgggatgaattccaacttcgtcccaccgatgatcTGCTTCAATAGactttgagaaaacttccctaggagcgtcgtggtggcctcagatcgtcaatccagtggacgacggggccgaaatcgaagagagatggaggtggagtcgtgggagagagagagaatagggtTTTGGTGTGATTTCTGCgcaagaaaatgagtttagcactaATTATACTgcaacctttgtcgacgagtcacgcCATCTCTttgatgagtcctgtagaaagtttgtcgacgaacttgcaccctcgtcgacgaatttcagacttccaaaaattctctcggtatcttcttgtcaacgaaacTTGCCCTTGTCGACAAGATCCTTttgtgccctcgtcgacgaatcccctatgctCATCGATGAGGCAATGAGAAAATCCtctgggttattatattcaaaatgcaatttcgtcgatgaagtcgactgcctccttctgttactgtttccatttctctccctttttattatttaaataccattattcttcgggttgttacaatacTAGTGCGTCATCGTGTGGTTATTATACTACTTCTTCGTTCCGTTgtcaaagatgatatcatcatctTGACTATTCCTTTTGCTACTTGGTTTCCCTTTCTCTGTTGAGAGTACTTGTTTAACATATCTTTTGCGTCCACCTCCGCTATCTTCTCCACTAGCGGATCCTCCAAAGATCACCGTGATTTCCCCTATGACCTGTTCTTCCTTCTCGTTCCTGTTGGGTCTCCTCTGCTCGCGAGGTTCTCTTTgtggatcttctttctttataaatCTTGACAGGTATCCCCTTTTCATCAAAGCTTTAATCTCCTTCTTCAGCTGAATACATTCCTCTGTGTCATGCCTATGATCCCTGTGGAATTGACAAAACTTGGACATGTTTCGTTTATGTAAATAAGTTCGCATAAGTTCTGGCCACGAGACATAGTTCTTCTTCCTTATCTGCATTAGTATTTCAAAACACGATACATTTAGGGGTGTATAGGTGGAGAACTTGCTGGACTGCCCTCTTATCTTAGGGCTGGTGAGCAGCGTACTAGTCTCTTGTCTCTTCGTGGATCTAGAGGATTCTCCCATCTCATGACTATTACCCTTCCTTTTCAGCTCGATGCGATTTCCCCTGGTGTCCATCATTTCTTCTAAGTTGATGTACTTCTGCGCTCGGGCCATCAATTCTCCCATATAAGCCAGCGGCTTCTTCCCCAAAGAGTACAGGAAGCTTCCGGACTGAAGGGCAGTGGTCAGAGCTGCCAAAGCCACCCTCATGTCTAGGTTGCGGATCTCCAGGGTCGCGGTGTTGAAGCGATGCATGAATTTTTTTAGCATCTCCTTCTCTCCCTGGACCATGCTCATTAGGTGGGCTGTAGTTTTGACGATCCTCCGATTGCTGAGGAAGTGGCTGGTGAACAGCTGTTCCATCTCCGAGAAGGAGCCAATTGATCCAAGTCGCAGGGTTCGGTACCAATCTTTGACACTACCTTTAAGGGTTGCTGTAAAAGCTCAGCATATAATGGCACCAGGAGTGCCTTGCAGCTGCATCAACACCCTGAAGGTATCCAAGTGATCAATTGGATCGGAGAGACCCTCGTACCTCTCAAAAGTGGGCATTTTGAATTTGCTCGGCAgtgggacctccatcacttctctgGTGAACGGCGACTTCGAGGACCTTAGAGACGTTTCTCCATAAAAGAGGTTGGTCTTGccttctttcatcattttttctatttgatctattttcttgatcctttcctccaactctgaggatctttgttggttgataTTTACGCTATTTGCGTCTTCTACCTTCTTGGTAAGGAAGGTTTTATCCTCGCTCTCCTTTGGTTTATCTGCTTTCTTGGGTGGATCGGGATTCACCTGTTGTTGATAGGAGACAAGACCTTCCTGACTCTTTTGGTgtaagagtaggttgaacatatcctccattttcTTCTGAAAGGTAAGGAATTCTTCTTTGGCGACTCCTGAAGGTTCTGTAGGTGTGGAGCGAATGGATTGGGGTGACTCTTTTCCGGCAGGGCCAGAGCTAGAGCCGTGTGTAGTTGGCATTTTTTTGAATGTCGGAGGTCGAGAGCAAGATAAGTACCTCTTTGAAGCAGTttccacagacggcgccaactgttgcgggataaAGTTAGTGATGATCAATGAGACTGCTTCCAGATCTCCAATGACCTGCaaaggatgaaaacaaaaaggcttggaggacccgggatgtactccgggggatcactccgatgcctaagtaaggggaaGACTCTAGAGAGGCAGAATGCAACAGTAAGAATGAGTgtcgaatgacttaccttggACTCTTCCCCGCCTCCCTTCTTATAGGGGTTGGAGTTGACCCTTGGGTTGATACGTCTTTATTGCGCGGGGGCGTGAATTGCTCTTGGGTCATAAAGTGTCTGCGCACATCACTTCGACTATTTAAGCcgctggcgtggatctctcctccttttTATTGGTTTTGAGTTGATTACTCTCTCTAAAAGGTTTGACTTGGGGGGTGAGGGCTAGGTGTTGACTTGCTTTTATTGGCtgatttattttgggcatattaGTATAAAATTTGGTTGATTGAATATTGGTTAGCCATTTAAAATGGTTGGGTCTTGAGTCGCAATTTTTGGTGAATTGAACTTTTGGTTTGGTTAATGGTTTCAGGGGTCATGTTTTAGTTGATGGAACCATGTTTGCCCCTACCTTCAGGAACTTGAATACATGAATAATGAATGTTTCATTTGTAAAAGGGAAATGGGGTTTGATTTGTAAATTAGATTTGACTTTTGATTGGCATGTTGTATATTAGGGAATGCAGGATTTTCTTTTATAGGCATGTGATTTTCTTTAATTGGAGGAAGAGGGTAGAGGAGGTTTTGATTTGCATCATTTCAAGAACTCCTAAAACCCTTTCTTCAGTGTTAGGTTTTTCTaattacttaaaaaaatattatataaactataatatttaatatattatttttaattataaatatgtTATATTCTGAATTTGTTATTGCAAtgatgaattatattaattataaaaaaataaattaaaaaataaatttaatttataatgGTATTAGTAACATGTattgataattatatatattattttattttgtattataatATACAAATCATATTGAAAACTCTCCATAGTGTTATTTATATGATAATAATGAttctaatatatattttatattgattaaattgttaacttatttaataataatattattaagtAGTTTtagaattataaattat
This window of the Malania oleifera isolate guangnan ecotype guangnan chromosome 6, ASM2987363v1, whole genome shotgun sequence genome carries:
- the LOC131158730 gene encoding uncharacterized protein LOC131158730; amino-acid sequence: MVQGEKEMLKKFMHRFNTATLEIRNLDMRVALAALTTALQSGSFLYSLGKKPLAYMGELMARAQKYINLEEMMDTRGNRIELKRKGNSHEMGESSRSTKRQETSTLLTSPKIRGQSSKFSTYTPLNVSCFEILMQIRKKNYVSWPELMRTYLHKRNMSKFCQFHRDHRHDTEECIQLKKEIKALMKRGYLSRFIKKEDPQREPREQRRPNRNEKEEQVIGEITVIFGGSASGEDSGGGRKRYVKQVLSTEKGKPSSKRNSQDDDIIFDNGTKK